The following are encoded together in the Acidobacteriota bacterium genome:
- a CDS encoding Na(+)-translocating NADH-quinone reductase subunit A, translated as MGTHRFRRGLSLPIVGAPEQTLDDAAAPGTVAVSAADYPGMKPAMHVGPGDAVQRGRLLFEDRKQPGVRFTSPAAGTVAAVNRGAKRALISVVVRVDPSDQAASSGAGVGFASYTGRHPSALSREEVQGLLVESGDWVALRARPFGRTAAVDSVPKSIFVTAMNTEPFAPAADRIVEGRAGDLERGLAALARLTDGPVFLCRAPGTLAGVETSEPIRVEEFTGPHPAGAAGMHIHTLDPVNRNKLVWQIGLQDTLAIGRLFATGEPDVQRVVALAGPPVGRPRLLRTRLGAALGDVTRGEIGTGTEAVRDGAVRVVTGSPLAGRTAIGENAPADLHGYLGRFHEVVSVLEDDHGRRFLGWLTPGFGAFSRARAFASSLLPRKSFAMTTTTHGSPRAIVPIGLYESVFPWDLQPTFLLKSLVAGDIERAEELGCLELLEEDLALCTFVCPGKTEYGPYLRDALELIEKEG; from the coding sequence ATGGGCACGCACCGTTTCAGACGGGGACTCAGCCTGCCGATCGTGGGGGCTCCCGAGCAGACGCTCGATGACGCCGCGGCTCCAGGTACCGTCGCCGTCAGCGCGGCCGACTACCCGGGCATGAAGCCGGCGATGCACGTCGGGCCGGGCGATGCCGTGCAGCGTGGTCGGCTCCTGTTCGAGGACCGCAAGCAGCCGGGCGTTCGTTTCACCTCCCCCGCCGCGGGCACGGTAGCCGCCGTGAATCGCGGCGCCAAGCGGGCGCTGATCTCGGTCGTGGTGCGAGTGGATCCCTCCGACCAGGCGGCCTCCAGCGGCGCCGGCGTCGGCTTCGCCAGCTATACCGGTAGACACCCGAGCGCTCTCTCCCGCGAGGAAGTGCAGGGTTTGCTGGTGGAGTCGGGAGACTGGGTCGCCCTGCGCGCGCGACCGTTCGGACGCACTGCGGCCGTCGACTCGGTGCCGAAGTCGATCTTCGTCACCGCGATGAACACGGAACCGTTCGCGCCCGCCGCCGACCGGATCGTCGAGGGGCGCGCTGGCGATCTCGAGCGAGGGCTTGCCGCGCTGGCCCGGCTGACGGACGGACCCGTGTTTCTCTGCCGGGCGCCCGGCACGCTCGCCGGTGTCGAAACGAGCGAACCGATCCGCGTCGAGGAGTTCACGGGACCCCACCCCGCCGGCGCCGCGGGGATGCACATCCACACGCTCGACCCAGTGAACCGCAACAAGCTGGTGTGGCAGATCGGACTCCAGGACACCCTCGCCATCGGTCGCCTCTTCGCGACCGGCGAACCCGACGTTCAGCGCGTCGTGGCCCTGGCGGGGCCCCCGGTCGGGAGACCCAGGCTCCTGCGTACGCGGCTCGGCGCCGCGCTCGGCGACGTGACGAGGGGCGAGATCGGCACGGGGACGGAAGCCGTCCGCGACGGCGCCGTGCGTGTCGTGACCGGCTCGCCGCTCGCCGGCCGGACCGCGATCGGCGAGAACGCCCCGGCCGATCTTCACGGCTACCTGGGTCGCTTCCACGAGGTGGTCTCGGTGCTCGAGGACGACCACGGCCGTCGCTTCCTGGGCTGGCTCACGCCCGGATTCGGCGCCTTTTCCCGCGCCCGCGCCTTCGCCTCCTCGCTGCTGCCGCGCAAGTCCTTCGCGATGACGACGACCACGCACGGATCGCCCCGCGCCATCGTGCCCATCGGCCTCTACGAGAGCGTCTTCCCGTGGGACCTGCAGCCGACCTTCCTGCTCAAGTCCCTGGTGGCCGGGGATATCGAACGCGCCGAGGAACTCGGCTGCCTGGAGCTGCTGGAGGAGGATCTGGCGCTCTGCACCTTTGTTTGCCCGGGCAAGACGGAGTACGGGCCGTACCTGCGCGACGCGCTCGAGCTGATCGAGAAGGAAGGCTAG
- a CDS encoding Na(+)-translocating NADH-quinone reductase subunit C, protein MADRQATGYTLLFATAICIVCGILVSSFAVSLEDLQDENIALDKQKRVLEAVGKLQPGEAIEEAQVAERFAPIEPVLIVLATGEAVDGDTAIFDQQRRARDPATSMEAPDNLAKVKRVPDRALLYEVRGDGGELEMVVLPIEGLGLWGTLYGFLALDADTTTVRGITYYQHKETPGLGGEVDNPTWKDKWPGRKAFDDEGEVRLAVMKGPAKSVAEDPHRVDGLAGATITSNGVTNMLDFWLGENGFEPYLNRIRAEAN, encoded by the coding sequence ATGGCAGACCGACAGGCCACCGGCTACACCCTCCTGTTCGCGACCGCGATCTGCATCGTGTGCGGGATCCTCGTGTCCTCCTTCGCCGTCAGCCTGGAGGATCTCCAGGACGAGAACATCGCCCTCGACAAACAGAAGCGGGTGCTGGAGGCCGTGGGCAAGCTCCAGCCCGGCGAGGCGATCGAGGAGGCGCAGGTCGCCGAGCGCTTCGCGCCGATCGAACCGGTGCTCATCGTGCTCGCAACGGGCGAGGCGGTGGACGGCGACACGGCGATCTTCGACCAGCAGCGACGCGCCCGGGATCCCGCGACCAGCATGGAAGCCCCCGACAACCTGGCGAAGGTCAAGCGTGTTCCCGATCGGGCGCTGCTCTACGAGGTGCGCGGCGACGGCGGCGAGCTCGAGATGGTCGTGCTGCCGATCGAGGGTCTCGGACTCTGGGGCACGCTCTACGGCTTCCTGGCGCTCGACGCGGACACGACGACCGTGCGCGGCATCACCTACTACCAGCACAAGGAGACGCCGGGCCTCGGCGGCGAGGTCGACAATCCGACCTGGAAGGACAAGTGGCCCGGACGCAAGGCCTTCGATGACGAAGGTGAGGTCCGTCTGGCGGTGATGAAGGGACCGGCCAAGAGCGTTGCGGAGGATCCGCACCGCGTGGACGGCCTGGCCGGCGCGACGATCACCAGCAACGGGGTAACGAACATGCTCGACTTCTGGCTCGGCGAGAACGGCTTCGAGCCCTACCTCAACCGGATCCGCGCGGAGGCCAACTGA
- a CDS encoding competence/damage-inducible protein A: protein MPTAGALIIGNEILSGKVEEANLSLLARELFDLGIELQRVIVCPDDVGDIAADIRRLRARFDYLITSGGVGPTHDDVTLKAVAEAFERRLVRSPELVAKIREMVGDRCTEGHLRMADVPEGAELVSTPDVPWPSVVMENVYVLPGVPRIFRMKLPMLRDRLAAGRRFYCRAVYTSCRETDIAELLDRVVDAHEEVDIGSYPVMDGDYRVKLTVDSRSRGAADRALEALVEALPAGAVVRVDGGARVAGSR from the coding sequence ATGCCCACCGCAGGCGCCCTGATCATCGGGAACGAGATCCTCAGCGGCAAGGTCGAGGAAGCGAATCTGAGCCTCCTGGCCAGAGAGCTGTTCGACCTTGGGATCGAGCTCCAGAGAGTGATCGTCTGCCCGGACGACGTCGGCGATATCGCGGCCGATATCCGGCGCCTGCGCGCTCGCTTCGACTACCTGATCACGAGCGGCGGCGTCGGGCCGACCCACGACGACGTGACGCTCAAGGCAGTCGCCGAGGCGTTCGAGCGGCGGCTGGTCCGTTCCCCCGAGCTGGTCGCGAAGATCCGCGAGATGGTGGGGGATCGCTGCACCGAGGGCCACCTGCGCATGGCCGACGTGCCGGAAGGCGCGGAACTCGTCAGCACGCCGGATGTGCCCTGGCCGTCCGTTGTCATGGAGAACGTGTACGTGTTGCCGGGCGTGCCCCGGATCTTCCGCATGAAACTGCCGATGCTGCGCGACCGCCTGGCGGCGGGCCGCCGGTTCTACTGCCGCGCGGTGTATACGTCCTGCCGCGAGACGGACATCGCGGAACTGCTCGACCGCGTGGTCGACGCCCACGAGGAGGTCGACATCGGCAGCTATCCAGTGATGGACGGCGACTACCGGGTCAAGCTCACCGTCGACAGCCGCAGCCGTGGCGCCGCGGACCGTGCCCTGGAGGCGCTGGTCGAGGCCCTGCCGGCCGGGGCGGTCGTGCGAGTGGACGGCGGCGCCCGCGTCGCCGGCAGCCGCTGA
- a CDS encoding NADH:ubiquinone reductase (Na(+)-transporting) subunit B, with translation MRFLRRILDRQARHFEPGGRFERFYPLYEAPDTFLYTPGKTTAGAAHVRDALDLKRLMMTVVVALVPCVLMAMWNTGRQIHLAIAGGATALPNWRTDTMETLGLPFDATSLLANTAHGALYYLPVLVVTFAVGGLWEGLFAVVRRHDVNEGFLVTGMLFPLVLPPTIPLWQVAIGITFGVVVGKEIFGGTGYNVLNPALTARVFLFFAYPAQISGDAVWIAAGTSAPPDGYSGATALGEIAVLEAAEGSNAPLDGLSAIEGKVSWMQAFLGDIPGSMGETSALACLIGAAILIATGIGSWRIMAAATAGTAAISLLLNLIASPTNAMLSVPFHWHVVLGGWAFGIVFMATDPVSAAQTNRGRYIYGFLVGVLAILIRTVNPAFPEGVMLGILFMNLFAPLIDHYVLKANIKRRQARYAQ, from the coding sequence ATGAGATTCCTGCGCCGCATTCTCGATCGGCAGGCCCGCCACTTCGAGCCCGGGGGCCGGTTCGAGCGCTTCTACCCGCTGTACGAGGCGCCCGACACGTTCCTGTACACGCCGGGCAAGACGACCGCCGGCGCCGCGCACGTGCGCGACGCACTCGACCTGAAGCGCCTGATGATGACGGTCGTCGTGGCGCTCGTGCCCTGCGTCCTGATGGCGATGTGGAACACCGGCCGGCAGATTCACCTCGCGATCGCGGGTGGCGCCACCGCCCTGCCGAACTGGCGCACGGACACGATGGAGACGCTCGGGCTGCCGTTCGATGCAACCAGCCTGCTCGCGAACACGGCCCACGGCGCGCTCTACTACCTGCCGGTCCTGGTCGTGACCTTCGCGGTGGGCGGCCTCTGGGAGGGGTTGTTCGCGGTCGTCCGGCGGCACGACGTGAACGAGGGCTTCCTGGTCACCGGGATGCTCTTCCCGCTCGTGTTGCCGCCGACGATTCCGCTCTGGCAGGTCGCGATCGGCATCACCTTCGGCGTCGTCGTCGGCAAGGAGATCTTCGGGGGCACGGGCTACAACGTCCTGAACCCGGCGCTCACGGCGCGCGTCTTCCTGTTCTTTGCCTATCCGGCCCAGATCTCCGGGGACGCCGTGTGGATCGCGGCGGGCACCTCGGCCCCGCCCGACGGCTACAGCGGCGCCACCGCGCTCGGCGAGATCGCGGTGCTCGAGGCCGCCGAGGGCTCCAACGCCCCACTGGACGGGCTGTCCGCCATCGAGGGCAAGGTCTCCTGGATGCAGGCCTTCCTCGGCGACATTCCGGGGTCGATGGGCGAAACGTCCGCGCTGGCCTGCCTGATCGGCGCCGCCATCCTGATCGCCACCGGCATCGGCTCCTGGCGGATCATGGCCGCGGCGACGGCCGGCACGGCGGCGATCTCCCTGTTGCTCAACCTCATAGCGTCGCCGACCAACGCGATGCTCTCGGTGCCCTTCCACTGGCACGTCGTGCTCGGAGGCTGGGCGTTCGGCATCGTCTTCATGGCCACCGATCCGGTGAGCGCCGCGCAGACGAACCGGGGACGCTACATCTACGGTTTCCTCGTCGGCGTCCTGGCCATCCTGATCCGCACCGTGAACCCCGCGTTTCCGGAAGGCGTGATGCTCGGCATCCTGTTCATGAACCTGTTCGCGCCCCTGATCGACCACTACGTGCTGAAGGCGAACATCAAGCGCCGCCAGGCGCGTTACGCGCAATAG
- a CDS encoding enoyl-CoA hydratase-related protein, producing the protein MNFEHLLLSHEGPVTRLTLNVPDQLNAMTPAMGAEIRDAVPLINGRAETRVVIVRGAGRAFSAGGSLKSIQEEVSDDADAGPGLGGGANFYRLYLSVRDLEAPSIAAINGHAIGAGLCFALGCDMRVIRTGARVGMTFVKLGIHPGMAATWTLPRLIGPARAAELLYSGRLIDAATAVEWGIASREADEDFDRVVEDLALEIAAAGPIAVKATKRTVRGTFERSIDEALDLESAEQEVTFRTADAREGVMALTQRRSPRFAGR; encoded by the coding sequence ATGAATTTCGAACACCTCCTCCTGTCCCACGAAGGTCCGGTCACCCGGCTCACCCTGAACGTCCCGGACCAGTTGAACGCGATGACACCGGCGATGGGCGCCGAGATCAGGGACGCCGTTCCGCTGATCAACGGCCGTGCCGAGACGCGCGTGGTCATCGTCCGGGGGGCCGGCCGGGCCTTCAGCGCCGGCGGCAGCCTGAAGAGCATCCAGGAGGAGGTGAGCGACGACGCGGACGCCGGGCCCGGCCTCGGCGGCGGCGCGAACTTCTATCGCCTGTACCTCTCGGTGCGGGATCTCGAGGCACCGTCGATTGCCGCAATCAACGGCCACGCCATCGGCGCCGGCCTTTGCTTCGCGCTCGGTTGCGACATGCGCGTGATCCGTACCGGCGCCCGGGTCGGCATGACCTTCGTCAAGCTGGGCATTCACCCCGGGATGGCCGCGACCTGGACCCTGCCGCGCCTGATCGGCCCCGCCCGCGCCGCGGAACTCCTCTACAGCGGGCGGCTCATCGACGCCGCGACGGCGGTCGAATGGGGGATCGCCAGTCGCGAGGCGGACGAGGACTTCGACCGTGTGGTCGAGGACCTCGCCCTGGAGATCGCGGCCGCCGGCCCGATCGCGGTCAAGGCGACCAAGCGCACGGTGCGCGGCACCTTCGAACGGTCGATTGACGAGGCGCTCGACCTGGAGAGCGCCGAGCAGGAGGTGACCTTCCGCACCGCCGACGCCCGCGAGGGGGTCATGGCCCTGACGCAGCGGCGTTCGCCACGTTTCGCAGGCCGGTAG
- a CDS encoding iron-sulfur cluster assembly accessory protein, which produces MLTITELAQKQVAEAIKSEERDDLALRIAITGRNGGGFRYQMDLVGLDETRPDDEVVELDAFNVYVDSESAPDLAGATVDFVTRLSESGFKFDNPNSPWGEGVAADVQRVLDEQINPQIAAHGGFVTLLEVKDETAYITMGGGCQGCGMADYTLKQGVEQAIVEAVPTVQRVLDTTDHAAGTNPYYAP; this is translated from the coding sequence ATGCTAACGATCACCGAACTGGCGCAGAAACAGGTGGCGGAAGCGATCAAGTCCGAAGAGCGCGACGACCTGGCGCTCCGGATCGCGATCACCGGCCGCAACGGCGGCGGCTTCCGCTACCAGATGGACCTGGTCGGCCTGGACGAAACGAGGCCCGACGACGAGGTCGTCGAACTCGACGCCTTCAACGTGTACGTGGACTCCGAGAGCGCGCCGGACCTCGCCGGCGCCACCGTCGACTTCGTGACCCGGCTCTCCGAGAGCGGCTTCAAGTTCGACAATCCCAACTCCCCCTGGGGCGAGGGCGTGGCCGCCGACGTTCAGCGCGTCCTCGATGAACAGATCAACCCGCAGATCGCCGCCCACGGTGGCTTCGTCACCCTCCTCGAGGTCAAGGACGAGACCGCTTACATCACCATGGGCGGCGGTTGCCAGGGCTGCGGCATGGCCGACTACACGCTCAAGCAGGGCGTCGAGCAGGCCATCGTGGAAGCCGTGCCGACCGTCCAGCGCGTCCTCGACACGACGGATCACGCCGCCGGAACGAACCCGTACTACGCGCCGTAG